One part of the Rutidosis leptorrhynchoides isolate AG116_Rl617_1_P2 chromosome 1, CSIRO_AGI_Rlap_v1, whole genome shotgun sequence genome encodes these proteins:
- the LOC139882333 gene encoding heat shock cognate 70 kDa protein-like, with amino-acid sequence MKVLPFKIVEGNNGKPMIEVAYKGVMKQFSAEETSSMVLSKMKEIADRYLNDNVKSAVITVPAYFDDLQRQATKDAATVAGLDVLRLLNEPTAAAIAYGLDHKSKISGAINVVIFDLGGGTFDVSLVTINEGKFEVKAVSGDTHLGGEDFDNRMMDYFVAEFNRNEKKDISKNQRALARLRVACERAKRILSSTTFTPIEIECLYDGVDFSGKITRAKFEDLNMGFFNKCMEIVQECLEDAKWEKQMVDEVVLVGGSTRIPKVQQMLQEFFEGKKLCKTINPDEAVAYGAAVFGAKISGQGNQMVKELTLSDVTPLSLGISGPGDVMSVMIPKNTSIPVMKERVGTTGVDYQTAIRVRVYQGERSKATDNIYLGEFNLQIPAAPRGDTKAKLCFKIDVNGLLEVSAEELTTGQKETIKITNGKRSLSNEEIDKMLNDAKKFKVEDQNYRKKVEAYNDLEYYIYRMKETMKHDSVRKRLNPKDLSKMDDLVEGAMVWLEMYKLADIDVITEKKKKLECVFNATIGRFM; translated from the coding sequence ATGAAAGTGTTGCCTTTTAAGATTGTAGAAGGGAATAATGGTAAGCCGATGATTGAAGTAGCATACAAGGGTGTTATGAAGCAGTTTTCTGCTGAGGAAACTTCATCCATGGTTTTGTCAAAGATGAAAGAGATAGCTGATAGATACCTTAATGACAATGTGAAATCAGCAGTGATCACTGTACCTGCTTATTTTGACGATTTACAACGACAAGCCACTAAAGATGCGGCTACTGTTGCCGGCCTTGATGTTTTGCGCTTGCTCAATGAACCGACTGCAGCAGCTATTGCTTACGGTCTTGACCACAAGTCTAAAATCAGTGGCGCAATAAATGTGGTTATATTTGACTTAGGTGGTGGTACATTTGATGTGTCTCTTGTTACCATTAATGAAGGGAAGTTTGAGGTTAAGGCTGTTAGCGGTGACACTCATTTAGGTGGAGAGGATTTTGATAATCGAATGATGGATTACTTTGTTGCTGAATTTAATAGGAACGAGAAGAAAGATATTAGCAAGAATCAAAGAGCGTTAGCGAGGTTGAGGGTGGCTTGTGAGAGGGCAAAGAGGATTCTCTCTTCGACTACTTTTACTCCCATAGAAATTGAGTGCTTGTATGATGGTGTTGATTTTTCAGGAAAAATCACTCGGGCTAAGTTTGAGGACTTGAATATGGGTTTCTTTAATAAGTGTATGGAAATTGTACAAGAATGTCTTGAAGATGCAAAATGGGAGAAGCAGATGGTGGATGAGGTGGTTCTCGTTGGTGGGTCCACGAGGATTCCGAAGGTTCAACAAATGTTACAAGAGTTTTTTGAAGGTAAGAAGTTGTGCAAGACAATCAATCCTGATGAGGCTGTTGCGTATGGTGCAGCTGTTTTTGGTGCAAAGATTAGTGGCCAGGGTAATCAAATGGTTAAAGAATTGACGTTGTCGGATGTCACTCCTCTCTCACTTGGTATTTCTGGACCAGGGGACGTCATGTCTGTTATGATCCCGAAAAACACTTCGATACCTGTTATGAAAGAGCGTGTAGGGACTACAGGTGTTGACTACCAAACTGctattagagttagggtttatcaGGGAGAGAGAAGTAAAGCGACAGACAACATTTATCTTGGTGAATTTAATCTTCAAATTCCTGCAGCCCCCAGGGGTGATACAAAAGCAAAGCTTTGTTTTAAAATTGATGTCAATGGTCTTTTGGAAGTGTCTGCTGAGGAATTGACTACTGGTCAAAAGGAAACCATCAAAATCACCAATGGTAAGAGAAGTCTTTCAAATGAAGAAATTGACAAGATGTTGAATGATGCAAAGAAATTCAAAGTTGAAGATCAAAACTACCGAAAGAAAGTGGAAGCCTATAATGATTTGGAGTACTACATTTATCGCATGAAAGAAACAATGAAACATGACAGCGTCAGGAAGAGGCTCAATCCGAAAGATTTGAGTAAGATGGATGATTTGGTGGAGGGTGCAATGGTGTGGCTTGAAATGTATAAGCTAGCAGATATTGATGTGATTACAGAAAAGAAGAAGAAACTGGAATGCGTCTTCAACGCGACAATTGGTCGGTTTATGTAA